A region from the Aliarcobacter thereius LMG 24486 genome encodes:
- the prx-suh gene encoding thiol peroxidase Prx-SUH — protein MATVKFKGELEVNLSGTEVKVGDLAPVVSAVGADLSDVTIGGQQGKAQIIIAVPSLDTGVCAAEARRFNEEASKISNAELIIVSMDLPFAMKRFCTTEGIENLKVASDFRAKAFSKSYGVLQANGPLAGLSARAIFIINASGKITYKQIVPEITSEPNYAEVLEAAKEATTTSCCGSCH, from the coding sequence ATGGCAACAGTAAAATTTAAAGGTGAATTAGAAGTAAATTTAAGTGGAACAGAAGTAAAAGTTGGAGATTTAGCTCCTGTTGTAAGTGCAGTTGGAGCTGATTTAAGTGATGTTACTATTGGTGGACAACAAGGAAAAGCTCAAATTATTATTGCAGTTCCTTCTTTAGATACAGGAGTTTGTGCAGCAGAAGCTAGAAGATTTAATGAAGAAGCATCTAAAATTTCAAATGCAGAGTTGATTATTGTTTCTATGGATTTACCATTTGCAATGAAAAGATTTTGTACAACTGAAGGAATAGAAAATTTAAAAGTTGCATCAGATTTTAGAGCAAAAGCATTTTCAAAATCTTATGGAGTATTACAAGCAAATGGTCCATTAGCAGGATTAAGTGCAAGAGCAATATTTATAATAAATGCTTCTGGAAAAATTACATACAAACAAATTGTTCCAGAAATAACAAGTGAACCAAACTATGCTGAAGTTTTAGAAGCTGCAAAAGAAGCTACAACAACTTCTTGTTGTGGTTCTTGTCACTAA
- a CDS encoding CvfB family protein: MKKLNEKIVQGIVNTLKVNRVSEPGIYLISADETEVLLPNAYVKKEMNIDSLIDVFIYTDSEDRLVATTLKPYIYLNEFASLKIVDSAKFGYFVDIGLAKDLLVPKNRQKGSFFVGAYKVLQMQFDDRTNRLIASEKYILNSEVKGLKQGDEVEIILYSKTPLGYKVIVDNLYEGMIFHSEIFENIKIGDKKRAYIKNLREDGKLDISLQKIGQKVDEDKVLDILKENGGVINFTYKSDANDIKDVFAMSKKAFKATLTKLLEEKKIKLEEDKISLI; this comes from the coding sequence ATGAAAAAATTAAATGAAAAAATAGTTCAAGGTATTGTAAATACTCTAAAAGTAAATAGAGTAAGTGAACCTGGAATTTATCTAATAAGTGCAGATGAAACAGAAGTTTTACTTCCAAATGCTTATGTAAAAAAAGAGATGAATATAGACAGTTTAATAGATGTTTTTATTTATACAGATAGTGAAGATAGACTTGTTGCAACAACATTAAAACCATATATATATCTAAATGAGTTTGCTAGTTTAAAAATAGTTGATAGTGCAAAGTTTGGATATTTTGTTGATATTGGATTAGCAAAAGATTTACTTGTTCCAAAAAATAGACAAAAAGGAAGCTTTTTTGTAGGAGCTTATAAAGTATTACAAATGCAATTTGATGATAGAACAAATAGATTAATTGCAAGTGAGAAATATATTTTAAATAGTGAAGTAAAAGGTTTAAAGCAAGGTGATGAGGTAGAAATAATTTTATATTCAAAAACTCCACTTGGATATAAAGTAATTGTAGATAATCTTTATGAAGGTATGATTTTTCACTCTGAAATTTTTGAAAATATTAAAATAGGTGATAAAAAAAGAGCTTATATAAAAAATTTAAGAGAAGATGGAAAATTGGATATTAGCTTACAAAAAATAGGGCAAAAAGTTGATGAAGATAAAGTTTTAGATATTTTAAAAGAAAATGGTGGAGTTATAAACTTTACATATAAAAGTGATGCAAATGATATAAAAGATGTTTTTGCTATGAGTAAAAAGGCTTTTAAAGCTACTTTAACAAAGCTTTTAGAAGAGAAAAAAATCAAACTTGAAGAAGATAAAATTAGCTTGATATAA
- a CDS encoding metal ABC transporter permease — translation MLEILQYDFIQNAIIAGVLISIAAGVIGSLVVVNKITFLTGGIAHSAYGGIGIAIFLGIPVLFGATVFAILTAILIAIITLKNRSRVDAIIGMMWASGMAIGIVFIDLTPGYNVDLMSYLFGSIIAVSLSDLYYMIALDIFIIAIIAIFYKEILAVSYDSEFAYLRGINVKFFYTLILILSALCVVAAIKAVGLILVIALLTIPTYLAEAFSNKLSTMMILSSVLATIFTLSGLAISYLYDISSGASIVMISVVALAIVKILKK, via the coding sequence ATGTTAGAGATATTACAATATGATTTTATACAAAATGCAATAATTGCAGGAGTTTTAATCTCAATTGCTGCTGGTGTTATTGGAAGTTTGGTTGTTGTAAATAAAATTACTTTTTTAACAGGAGGAATAGCACATAGTGCTTATGGAGGAATAGGAATAGCTATATTTTTAGGAATACCTGTTTTGTTTGGAGCAACAGTTTTTGCTATATTAACAGCAATCTTAATTGCAATAATAACTTTAAAAAATAGAAGTAGAGTTGATGCAATTATTGGAATGATGTGGGCAAGTGGAATGGCAATAGGAATAGTGTTTATTGATTTAACTCCTGGATATAATGTTGATTTGATGAGTTATCTATTTGGAAGTATTATTGCAGTTTCATTAAGTGATTTATACTATATGATAGCACTTGATATTTTTATTATTGCTATTATTGCAATATTTTATAAAGAGATTTTAGCAGTTTCATATGATAGTGAGTTTGCATATTTAAGAGGAATAAATGTTAAGTTTTTCTATACATTAATACTTATATTATCAGCTCTTTGTGTAGTTGCAGCAATAAAAGCAGTAGGATTAATATTAGTTATTGCACTTCTTACAATTCCTACATATCTTGCCGAAGCTTTTTCTAATAAATTATCAACTATGATGATTCTTAGCTCAGTTTTAGCTACAATATTTACTTTAAGTGGATTAGCAATATCATATTTATATGATATAAGTTCAGGTGCAAGTATTGTTATGATAAGTGTTGTTGCTTTAGCAATTGTAAAAATTTTGAAAAAATAA
- a CDS encoding metal ABC transporter ATP-binding protein has translation MNLINIENLFFKYQKTDVLENINLKIRDDDFLAIIGPNGGGKSTLLKLILGLLTNYSGRIEKNIKTDEIGYVPQNTNLNMDFPITALEIVLMGHNSSKKRLFGYSKESISCAKKSLEQVGMLNHINSKIGDLSGGQRQRVFIARALCSKPKIMLLDEPTASIDVKGQQEIYELLKDLNKTICIVVVSHDLSILLNYAKDVAHINKSLVYHSLEELQKNVTLNDDHLCEVELLSALGKTQMCCNH, from the coding sequence GTGAATTTAATAAATATAGAAAATTTATTTTTCAAATATCAAAAAACAGATGTTTTGGAAAATATAAATTTAAAGATAAGAGATGATGATTTTTTAGCAATTATTGGTCCAAATGGTGGAGGGAAATCCACTCTTTTAAAACTTATTTTAGGACTTCTAACAAATTATTCAGGAAGAATAGAAAAAAATATAAAAACAGATGAGATAGGATATGTTCCACAAAATACAAATTTAAATATGGATTTTCCTATTACAGCTTTAGAGATTGTATTAATGGGACATAATTCATCTAAAAAAAGATTATTTGGATACTCAAAAGAGTCAATATCTTGTGCAAAAAAATCATTAGAACAAGTTGGAATGTTAAATCATATAAACTCAAAAATAGGAGATTTAAGTGGTGGACAAAGACAAAGAGTTTTTATAGCAAGAGCACTTTGTTCAAAACCAAAAATTATGCTTTTGGATGAACCAACAGCAAGTATTGATGTAAAAGGGCAACAAGAGATATATGAACTTTTAAAAGATTTAAATAAAACAATATGTATAGTTGTTGTAAGTCATGATTTGTCGATTCTCTTAAATTATGCAAAAGATGTTGCACATATAAATAAAAGTTTGGTTTATCATAGTTTAGAAGAGCTTCAAAAAAATGTTACTTTAAATGATGATCATCTATGTGAAGTTGAGCTTTTATCAGCTCTTGGAAAAACACAAATGTGTTGTAATCATTAA
- a CDS encoding methyl-accepting chemotaxis protein codes for MKNLKLRNKIFLILVLPMMAIFMFTSILVVEKLEKVNDMNKTSSYINFTVEVQKFLTNLQKEREIAISYIDNYGSNKELFENQITNSNNAQKDLELFIANFGLIKNDNNLLEKIEILRSNLEQLNTKREDSLKLSIDSKNLELFYDETIINLISFFDELLIYSNSKELLKSSQTYISIISLVEKLYQEKNLVKVIFKQQHISNEDYNKFIALLTFQDAENLEFTRNLTKNQEEYYARKTNNASFENINKLREVIFLKAKKNELVNSMREYFGYGGLIHSYKDFILTNDENILNQIQRNHTRILRFIKEYKKLEYLKEEEELLNDIQSAIDIYMEKVFSNSFLEDTKELDKKTLRAFELLSKNIYGADLRKWTDNSNEKILVFEEIKDKILKDTLIYINNNVKELDTQIVVFLVSIIALILIIFLVIMIMTNNVTKSIKKFENNLHQFFSFSMKEKDEIKLNKLEGKDEFALMTKNMNEQVLKIEKISNNDKQVIVEITKIMENVNKGFFEHSIDIKSSTKELQSLVNIINKMLESTRTKLDSVNHLLNNYSEGNYKFKLEDEDIANMQGDFGVLYKSTSFLGETTSSLIAMINSAGNNLEESTKILANSSNELAISSSNQASSLQQTSSSLEQITQNLIKNNANMNQMKEISDELNSASKVGNSSAQQTFISMDEISKKVNAINEAITVIDQIAFQTNILSLNAAVEAATAGEAGKGFAVVAQEVRNLATKSADAAKEIKDLVESANIEAGDGKNIADEMIKGYENLDLKISETKDIIDNIAKFSKEQEIAISQINTTVSNLDLTTQVNAKTALKIDSLSNEVSNLSDELLQITSKSKIDKIYNKVAKKMKKSNKQE; via the coding sequence ATGAAAAATTTAAAATTAAGAAATAAGATATTTTTAATTTTAGTTCTTCCAATGATGGCTATTTTTATGTTTACATCTATTTTAGTTGTTGAAAAACTTGAAAAAGTAAATGATATGAATAAAACATCAAGTTATATAAATTTTACAGTTGAAGTACAAAAATTCTTAACAAACTTACAAAAAGAGCGAGAAATAGCTATTTCATATATTGATAATTATGGTTCAAATAAAGAGCTTTTTGAAAATCAAATAACAAATAGTAATAATGCTCAAAAAGATTTAGAGCTATTTATAGCTAATTTTGGATTAATAAAAAATGATAATAATCTATTAGAAAAAATAGAGATTTTGAGAAGTAATTTAGAGCAATTAAATACAAAAAGAGAAGATAGCTTAAAATTAAGCATAGATAGTAAAAATCTAGAGCTTTTTTATGATGAAACAATAATAAATCTTATCTCTTTTTTTGATGAATTACTAATATATTCAAATAGTAAAGAGCTTTTAAAATCTTCTCAAACATATATTTCAATCATAAGTCTAGTTGAAAAACTTTATCAAGAGAAGAATTTGGTAAAAGTAATATTTAAACAACAACATATTTCAAATGAAGATTATAATAAATTTATAGCTTTACTAACTTTCCAAGATGCTGAAAATCTGGAGTTCACAAGAAATTTAACAAAAAACCAAGAAGAGTATTATGCTAGAAAAACAAATAATGCTTCTTTTGAAAATATTAATAAATTAAGAGAAGTTATTTTCCTAAAAGCAAAGAAAAATGAGCTTGTAAATAGTATGAGAGAGTATTTTGGTTATGGAGGATTAATTCACTCTTATAAAGATTTTATATTAACAAATGATGAAAATATTTTAAATCAAATACAAAGAAACCATACAAGAATTTTAAGATTTATTAAAGAGTATAAAAAGCTTGAATATTTAAAAGAGGAAGAAGAACTATTAAATGATATTCAATCTGCAATAGACATTTATATGGAAAAAGTTTTTTCTAACTCTTTTTTGGAAGATACAAAAGAGCTTGATAAGAAAACTTTAAGAGCTTTTGAACTTTTATCAAAGAATATTTATGGAGCTGATCTTAGAAAATGGACAGATAATTCAAATGAAAAAATATTGGTTTTTGAAGAGATAAAAGATAAGATATTAAAAGATACTCTTATATATATAAATAATAATGTAAAAGAGCTTGATACTCAAATTGTAGTTTTTCTTGTTTCAATTATTGCATTGATTCTAATTATATTTTTAGTAATAATGATTATGACAAATAATGTAACAAAATCTATTAAGAAATTTGAAAATAATCTTCATCAATTTTTCTCATTTTCTATGAAAGAGAAAGATGAAATAAAGCTAAATAAACTCGAAGGTAAAGATGAGTTTGCTTTGATGACAAAGAATATGAATGAACAAGTTTTAAAAATAGAGAAGATTAGTAATAATGATAAGCAAGTAATTGTTGAAATTACAAAAATTATGGAGAATGTAAATAAAGGTTTCTTTGAGCATTCAATAGATATAAAATCATCTACAAAAGAGCTTCAATCTTTGGTAAATATTATTAATAAAATGCTTGAAAGTACAAGAACAAAGCTTGATAGTGTGAATCATTTATTAAATAATTATAGTGAAGGAAATTATAAATTTAAACTTGAAGATGAAGATATTGCAAATATGCAAGGAGATTTTGGAGTTTTATATAAATCAACATCATTTTTAGGAGAAACTACATCTTCTTTAATAGCTATGATAAATAGTGCAGGAAATAATCTTGAAGAAAGTACTAAAATTTTAGCAAATTCATCAAATGAACTTGCAATATCTTCATCAAATCAAGCTTCATCTTTACAACAAACTTCAAGTTCATTGGAGCAAATTACTCAAAATTTAATTAAGAACAATGCAAATATGAATCAGATGAAAGAGATTTCAGATGAGTTAAATAGTGCTTCAAAAGTAGGGAATAGCTCAGCACAACAAACTTTTATATCAATGGATGAAATAAGTAAAAAAGTAAATGCAATAAATGAAGCAATTACAGTTATAGATCAAATAGCATTTCAAACAAATATCTTAAGTTTAAATGCAGCAGTAGAAGCAGCAACAGCAGGAGAAGCTGGAAAAGGATTTGCAGTTGTTGCTCAAGAAGTAAGAAATCTTGCAACAAAAAGTGCAGATGCTGCAAAAGAGATAAAAGACTTAGTAGAAAGTGCAAATATAGAAGCTGGAGATGGTAAAAATATTGCAGATGAGATGATAAAAGGTTATGAAAACTTAGATTTAAAAATCTCAGAAACAAAAGATATTATAGATAATATTGCAAAATTTAGTAAAGAACAAGAAATAGCAATTTCTCAGATAAATACAACTGTTTCAAATCTTGATTTAACAACACAAGTAAATGCAAAAACAGCTTTAAAAATTGATTCTTTATCAAATGAAGTATCAAATTTATCTGATGAACTATTACAAATCACATCAAAATCAAAGATAGATAAAATATATAATAAAGTTGCAAAGAAGATGAAAAAGAGTAATAAACAAGAATAA
- the amrB gene encoding AmmeMemoRadiSam system protein B, which produces MSTRKSVVSGSFYPDKKDDLLLYFEKFNQIKDDEKIDEKIKAILVPHAGYIYSGFTANKAFKLASKNFYKRVVVVGPSHRALFDGASVSLYDNYETTFGNLNIDLEYCKELLEKFDFLKFDEESVFEHSTEVQAPFVKYYFGNIEFVEIIYSNISSNNLELVFDYILKDSSNLLVISSDLSHFYSQSDAMKLDINCLNAIQNKDIKLLQKCEACGEFGIEAILLNSIKNNLQTKLLHYCTSADISGDKSRVVGYCSAIFF; this is translated from the coding sequence ATGAGTACAAGAAAAAGTGTAGTAAGTGGAAGTTTCTATCCAGATAAAAAAGATGACTTACTTTTATATTTTGAAAAATTTAATCAAATAAAAGATGATGAAAAAATAGATGAAAAGATAAAAGCAATTTTAGTTCCACATGCTGGATATATTTATAGTGGATTTACAGCAAATAAAGCTTTCAAACTTGCTAGTAAAAACTTTTATAAAAGAGTTGTAGTTGTTGGACCTTCGCATAGAGCTTTATTTGATGGAGCAAGTGTTAGTTTATATGATAACTATGAAACTACTTTTGGGAATTTAAATATAGATTTAGAGTATTGTAAAGAGCTTTTAGAAAAATTTGATTTCTTAAAATTTGATGAGGAGTCAGTTTTTGAACACTCAACAGAAGTTCAAGCTCCTTTTGTGAAATACTATTTTGGAAATATTGAGTTTGTAGAGATTATTTATAGCAATATATCTTCAAATAATTTAGAACTAGTTTTTGATTATATATTAAAAGATTCTTCAAATTTACTTGTAATTAGTAGTGATTTGAGTCATTTTTATTCTCAAAGTGATGCTATGAAATTAGATATAAATTGCTTAAATGCAATACAAAACAAAGATATAAAACTTCTTCAAAAATGTGAAGCTTGTGGAGAATTTGGAATAGAAGCTATTCTTTTAAACTCTATAAAAAATAATCTTCAAACAAAACTTTTACACTATTGTACAAGTGCTGATATTAGTGGAGATAAAAGTAGAGTTGTAGGATATTGTTCAGCTATATTTTTTTAA
- the amrA gene encoding AmmeMemoRadiSam system protein A: MDKQLILELSKKAILQKFDKNIEIDKIILKQKYPFLSEKRASFVTINKYGKLRGCIGSLIATKSLLDDLISNSYMAAFEDPRFFELSIEEFKECEIEISILSHPQELNYKDFNDLKDKLIPNIHGVILEFDGRRSTFLPQVWQMLPKFEDFFAQLCFKGSFEIDEKFKPKVYTYEVELIK; this comes from the coding sequence ATGGATAAACAGCTAATTTTAGAATTATCAAAAAAAGCTATATTGCAAAAGTTTGATAAAAATATAGAGATAGATAAAATTATTTTAAAGCAAAAATATCCATTTTTGAGTGAAAAAAGAGCAAGTTTTGTAACAATAAATAAGTATGGAAAATTAAGAGGATGTATTGGAAGTTTGATTGCTACAAAAAGTTTATTAGATGATTTAATTTCAAACTCATATATGGCAGCTTTTGAAGATCCTAGATTTTTTGAACTAAGCATTGAAGAGTTTAAAGAGTGTGAAATTGAAATATCGATTCTTTCTCATCCACAAGAGCTTAATTATAAAGATTTTAATGATTTAAAAGATAAGTTAATCCCAAATATTCATGGAGTTATTTTAGAATTTGATGGAAGAAGAAGTACTTTTTTACCACAAGTTTGGCAAATGCTTCCAAAGTTTGAAGATTTTTTTGCACAATTATGCTTTAAAGGAAGTTTTGAAATAGATGAAAAATTTAAGCCAAAAGTTTATACATATGAAGTTGAGCTTATAAAATGA
- the cobA gene encoding uroporphyrinogen-III C-methyltransferase translates to MSKVYLTGAGPGDIELLTLKASRVIKEADIIIYDNLVNKEILKMAKKDAILKFVGKEFGKHLIPQDEINEIIYQASLKYKNVVRLKGGDPFVFGRGGEEALYLRKKDIAFEIIPGITSSISVPAYAGIPVTQRGISCSFKVVTGHESAEKPCSQINWKSFLEDETIVFLMGLHNLSLICENLINAGKNKNTPCAVISKGTTKEQKVVISTLENIYEKAKDLPTPAIIVVGEVVNLREDLNWFL, encoded by the coding sequence ATGAGTAAAGTTTACCTAACAGGTGCAGGTCCAGGAGATATTGAACTTCTTACACTTAAAGCTTCAAGAGTTATAAAAGAGGCTGATATAATAATTTATGATAATTTAGTAAATAAAGAGATTTTAAAAATGGCAAAAAAAGATGCTATTTTGAAGTTTGTTGGAAAAGAGTTTGGGAAACACTTAATTCCACAAGATGAGATAAATGAAATTATCTATCAAGCATCTTTAAAATATAAAAATGTTGTAAGATTAAAAGGTGGAGATCCTTTTGTTTTTGGAAGAGGTGGAGAAGAAGCACTTTATTTAAGAAAAAAAGATATAGCTTTTGAGATAATTCCAGGTATTACTTCAAGTATTAGTGTTCCAGCATATGCTGGAATTCCTGTAACTCAAAGAGGAATTTCTTGCTCTTTTAAAGTAGTAACTGGACATGAATCAGCTGAAAAACCTTGTTCACAAATAAACTGGAAAAGCTTTTTAGAAGATGAAACAATAGTTTTTTTGATGGGATTACATAATTTATCATTAATTTGTGAGAATTTAATAAATGCAGGTAAAAACAAAAATACACCTTGTGCTGTAATATCAAAAGGAACTACAAAAGAGCAAAAAGTTGTGATATCTACTTTGGAAAATATATATGAAAAAGCAAAAGATTTACCAACTCCTGCAATAATTGTTGTAGGAGAAGTTGTAAATCTTAGAGAAGATTTGAATTGGTTTTTATAA
- a CDS encoding restriction endonuclease subunit S has product MSELYTLPDGWEWKKLGELAKFQSGGTPSRNNKTYWENGDIPWVKISDITDNMYVYKTKEFINKSGLNNSSAKLFSKGTILYTIFATIGKIGILDIEATTNQAISGIQPNQNVDLFYMYYGLKFITNEIQKISVGVAQNNINLTKLKEQWFPLPQLEEQKRIVAKLDILFAKIDKAITLHQKNIDEADIFMASVLNDIFAEFEEKYEKKQLNEIAIFGGKNISTLEYPNLIYFSLEDIETQTGKILNYKTVNESGVKGTAVSFDDNVVLYSKLRPYLNKVIVPNLEGCATTELVVLKPKDKLDKYFLASYLRSSNIVNFLNNDSMGAKMPRTNMKTFRNLDIPLPPLKTQKKVVLYLDEISNKMEKIKQIQKEKMQSLKELKASILDKAFKGEL; this is encoded by the coding sequence ATGAGTGAATTATATACTTTACCTGATGGGTGGGAGTGGAAAAAATTAGGAGAATTGGCTAAATTTCAAAGTGGTGGTACTCCTTCAAGAAATAATAAAACCTATTGGGAAAATGGAGATATTCCATGGGTTAAAATTTCAGATATTACAGATAATATGTATGTATATAAAACTAAAGAATTTATCAATAAAAGTGGATTAAATAATTCATCAGCTAAATTATTTTCAAAAGGAACAATTCTTTATACAATATTTGCAACAATAGGAAAAATAGGAATATTAGATATTGAAGCTACAACAAATCAAGCAATTAGTGGTATTCAACCAAATCAAAATGTAGATTTATTTTATATGTACTATGGTTTAAAGTTTATTACAAATGAAATTCAAAAAATATCTGTTGGAGTTGCACAAAATAATATAAATCTTACAAAATTGAAAGAGCAATGGTTTCCTCTTCCACAACTTGAAGAACAAAAAAGAATTGTGGCAAAGTTGGATATTTTATTTGCCAAAATAGATAAAGCTATAACTTTGCATCAAAAAAATATTGATGAAGCAGATATTTTTATGGCAAGTGTTTTAAATGATATTTTTGCTGAGTTTGAAGAGAAGTATGAAAAAAAACAATTAAATGAAATTGCAATTTTTGGTGGAAAAAATATTTCAACTTTAGAATATCCAAATTTAATTTATTTTTCTTTAGAAGATATTGAAACTCAAACAGGGAAAATACTAAATTATAAAACAGTTAATGAATCAGGAGTAAAAGGAACAGCAGTAAGCTTTGATGATAATGTAGTTTTATATTCAAAATTAAGACCCTATTTAAACAAAGTTATTGTTCCAAATTTAGAAGGTTGTGCAACAACCGAATTAGTTGTATTAAAACCAAAAGACAAATTAGATAAATATTTTTTAGCTTCATATTTAAGAAGTTCAAATATTGTAAATTTTTTAAATAATGATTCTATGGGTGCAAAAATGCCAAGAACTAATATGAAAACATTTAGAAATTTAGATATTCCTCTTCCACCCCTAAAAACCCAAAAAAAAGTAGTTTTATATCTAGATGAAATTTCAAATAAAATGGAAAAAATAAAACAAATCCAAAAAGAGAAAATGCAAAGCCTAAAAGAGCTAAAAGCCTCTATTTTAGACAAAGCATTTAAAGGTGAGTTATAA
- a CDS encoding class I SAM-dependent DNA methyltransferase, which produces MESKINRITDILRRDDGISGAMHYTEQISWILFLKFLSDLEDSKYIDAQLDGENYTYILEEKYRWNIWAAPKKDGKIDLLNAQSGDDLLEFVNKELFPYLKSFKSISENPKSIKYKIGAIFEFLDNRIANGHTLREILDIIDNMDFHSQSDLFQLSIIYEKLLKDMGSDGGNSGEFYTPRPLIKVITDVVNPTIGQTIYDPAVGSCGFLIEAYNHIRYIDVEANKQRELSTDQLKFLNEDTFFGNEKTPLSYVMGVMNMILHGIESPNISKSNTLTKNIRGLEEKDRFDCILANPPFGGKEKEQIQSNFPIKSNATELLFLQHMMNHLKLGGRCGVVIPEGVLFQTNNAFASVKKELLEKFNIHTILSLPSGVFLPYSAVKTNVVFFDRAGSTADIYYYEVNPPYKLTKNKPIVLEHFSEFLESWKDRKITENSWIVNVNDIKDFDLSAKNPNKNEKIEHKSPIELVENIKLNNALINDLLDEVEEILIGKDINE; this is translated from the coding sequence TTGGAAAGCAAAATAAACAGAATAACAGACATCCTAAGAAGAGATGATGGAATAAGTGGTGCTATGCACTACACAGAGCAAATCTCTTGGATTTTGTTTTTAAAATTTTTATCAGATTTAGAAGATAGCAAATACATAGATGCACAGCTAGATGGAGAGAATTATACATATATTTTAGAAGAGAAGTATAGATGGAATATTTGGGCAGCTCCAAAAAAAGATGGAAAAATAGATCTATTAAATGCACAAAGTGGAGATGATTTACTTGAGTTTGTAAATAAAGAGTTATTTCCATATTTAAAAAGTTTCAAATCTATAAGCGAAAATCCAAAATCTATTAAATATAAAATAGGTGCAATATTTGAGTTTTTGGATAATAGGATCGCAAATGGTCATACTCTTAGAGAAATCCTTGATATTATTGATAATATGGATTTTCACAGCCAATCAGACCTTTTTCAACTATCAATTATTTATGAAAAACTTCTAAAAGATATGGGAAGTGATGGTGGAAATAGTGGGGAATTTTATACTCCAAGACCTCTTATAAAAGTAATCACAGATGTTGTAAACCCTACAATTGGGCAAACTATTTATGACCCAGCAGTTGGGAGTTGTGGATTTTTGATTGAAGCTTATAATCATATAAGATACATAGATGTAGAAGCTAACAAGCAAAGAGAGTTATCAACAGACCAACTAAAATTTTTAAATGAAGATACATTTTTTGGAAATGAGAAAACTCCACTATCTTATGTAATGGGTGTTATGAATATGATTTTACATGGAATAGAATCTCCAAATATAAGTAAATCAAACACTCTTACAAAAAATATTAGAGGACTTGAAGAGAAAGATAGGTTTGATTGTATTTTGGCAAATCCTCCTTTTGGTGGAAAAGAGAAAGAGCAAATACAAAGTAACTTCCCAATAAAATCAAATGCAACAGAGTTGCTCTTTTTGCAACATATGATGAATCACTTAAAACTTGGTGGTAGATGTGGAGTTGTAATTCCAGAAGGTGTTTTGTTTCAAACAAACAATGCCTTTGCAAGTGTGAAAAAAGAGTTGCTAGAGAAGTTTAATATACACACTATTTTATCTCTTCCTAGTGGAGTTTTTTTGCCTTATAGTGCAGTTAAAACAAATGTTGTTTTCTTTGATAGAGCTGGAAGTACAGCAGATATTTACTACTATGAGGTAAATCCACCATATAAGCTTACAAAAAATAAGCCAATTGTTTTAGAGCATTTTTCTGAGTTTTTAGAGTCTTGGAAAGATAGAAAAATCACAGAAAATTCTTGGATAGTAAATGTAAATGATATAAAAGATTTTGACTTAAGTGCCAAAAATCCAAATAAAAATGAGAAAATAGAGCACAAAAGCCCAATAGAACTTGTGGAAAATATAAAACTAAACAACGCTTTGATAAATGATTTGTTAGATGAGGTTGAAGAAATTTTGATTGGGAAAGATATAAATGAGTGA